In Mariluticola halotolerans, one DNA window encodes the following:
- a CDS encoding CaiB/BaiF CoA transferase family protein, whose translation MAQPLAGVRVADFSHVIAGPLATQFLCLLGAEVIKVEPPTGDVMRYYTQDAARRGAAEPFIGVNAGKKSVVIDLKTDAGRAAAHALVKSSDIFIENFRPAVAERLGLGAAELRKLNPSLIYCSVSGYGQEGPYRDFPAIDQVIQSVAGLMNLSGQEGDPAQRVGFPIVDTYTALLTAFAILAAYVQNKADPEGRGQVVDVSMFDATMVMMSSVVGPRLISGLRPSRVGNRGFSGAPTADTFDTADGQITVGAVQQVQVERMFEVMGCSGLLDDMRFATPDVRMENDTALQAELTAIFKTGSALDWEKRLSKAGVPAGKVRDFDEAIEFQKQHERDLFLSIEDRITGKPVQILNAGFQFQHDGPGTNGPAPTLGEHTDEIMREIGVVHSKSA comes from the coding sequence ATGGCTCAGCCACTCGCTGGTGTGCGCGTTGCAGATTTCAGCCATGTAATCGCGGGGCCTTTGGCAACGCAATTTCTTTGTTTGCTGGGCGCAGAAGTCATCAAGGTGGAGCCGCCGACCGGTGACGTCATGCGCTATTATACGCAAGATGCGGCACGGCGCGGGGCGGCGGAACCGTTCATCGGGGTCAATGCCGGCAAGAAGTCTGTGGTAATTGACCTTAAGACCGATGCGGGTCGGGCAGCCGCGCACGCCCTTGTTAAAAGCAGTGACATATTCATCGAAAATTTCAGGCCTGCTGTGGCCGAGCGGTTGGGATTGGGCGCTGCGGAACTGCGCAAGCTCAATCCGTCGCTGATTTATTGCTCGGTATCGGGTTATGGCCAGGAAGGTCCCTATCGTGATTTTCCGGCGATCGACCAGGTCATTCAAAGTGTGGCCGGACTGATGAACCTGTCGGGGCAGGAGGGCGATCCCGCGCAGCGTGTCGGGTTCCCGATTGTTGATACCTACACGGCCCTTTTGACCGCCTTTGCCATTCTGGCGGCTTACGTGCAGAACAAGGCGGACCCTGAAGGGCGCGGGCAGGTTGTTGATGTGTCGATGTTTGATGCAACCATGGTGATGATGAGTTCGGTTGTCGGTCCGCGGCTTATTTCGGGTTTGCGCCCCAGCCGCGTGGGCAATCGCGGGTTCTCGGGCGCACCGACTGCGGATACATTCGATACCGCGGATGGTCAGATTACGGTGGGCGCCGTGCAACAGGTCCAGGTCGAACGCATGTTCGAGGTTATGGGATGCTCGGGGCTGTTGGATGACATGCGTTTTGCGACACCTGACGTCCGAATGGAAAATGATACCGCCTTGCAGGCCGAGTTGACCGCGATATTCAAAACGGGTTCGGCACTTGATTGGGAAAAGCGGCTTTCAAAAGCTGGCGTGCCTGCCGGTAAAGTGCGCGATTTTGATGAAGCGATTGAATTTCAGAAACAACACGAACGTGATCTGTTTCTCTCGATCGAGGACAGGATCACGGGCAAGCCAGTGCAAATTCTCAATGCCGGATTTCAGTTTCAGCATGACGGTCCCGGGACAAACGGGCCCGCGCCAACGCTTGGCGAGCACACGGATGAAATCATGCGCGAAATCGGTGTGGTTCACAGTAAATCCGCCTGA
- a CDS encoding SDR family oxidoreductase, giving the protein MKTIMITGCSSGFGLETARYFLERDWTVIATMRTPKQDILPASDRLRILPLDVTDPASIASALEAAGDIDVLVNNAGIGWLDALEGMSMKTIRQLFETNTFATMAMTQAILPQFRAQKSGIVINVTSSTTMRALPLLSVYTASKAAINAFTESVAIELAEFGIRAIAVIPGRAPGTSFAQTAQAQIAAKGGFSETYSGLVQTVMGHMQSSGENAPITYPQDVAEAIWQAATDPDCPTRLPAGADAVEWAKAG; this is encoded by the coding sequence ATGAAAACCATTATGATTACTGGGTGTTCGTCAGGTTTCGGCCTTGAAACCGCCCGCTACTTCCTCGAGCGCGACTGGACCGTCATCGCAACGATGCGCACACCAAAACAGGACATCCTGCCCGCATCCGACAGGTTGCGCATCTTGCCCCTCGATGTCACCGATCCAGCCAGTATTGCTTCGGCGCTGGAAGCAGCGGGCGATATTGATGTGCTGGTCAACAATGCCGGCATTGGCTGGCTCGATGCGCTCGAGGGCATGTCGATGAAGACAATTCGGCAACTTTTTGAGACCAACACCTTTGCGACCATGGCGATGACCCAGGCTATCCTGCCGCAATTCCGCGCCCAAAAATCGGGTATTGTGATCAACGTGACTTCAAGCACCACAATGCGCGCTCTACCCCTGCTCTCGGTCTATACCGCCAGCAAGGCGGCCATCAACGCCTTTACTGAATCCGTTGCCATCGAACTCGCTGAATTTGGCATTCGCGCCATCGCCGTCATCCCGGGGCGTGCGCCAGGAACCAGTTTCGCTCAGACCGCACAGGCGCAAATTGCCGCAAAAGGCGGCTTTTCTGAAACCTATTCCGGCCTCGTACAAACCGTCATGGGCCACATGCAGTCATCTGGAGAGAACGCGCCGATCACCTACCCTCAAGATGTAGCCGAAGCCATCTGGCAAGCCGCCACCGATCCCGATTGCCCCACTCGCCTGCCCGCGGGCGCCGACGCGGTCGAATGGGCCAAGGCTGGCTGA
- a CDS encoding AraC family transcriptional regulator, with translation MSDPLAEIIAMLKPRAPFSKLVQASGRWQVNRIEVEKVFYSMILKGSARLEVAEKSPVIFGAGDFVLVPAAFNFSLSSLEPPRPTDEQTAPVINADGVAHLGPSDRPIEMQALVGYCELGSPDAALLVSLLPDIIAVRGEDRLGTLTKLVASEARAERPAREVVLEHLLQVLMIEALRSSSETTAMPGLLRGLADERIAVALRTMHAKPDRNWTMAELARAAGLSRSAFFARFSRTVGVPPMDYFLAWRMTIAKDLLRGGRKSVSEVATQIGYGSASAFSMAFSRLVGQPPGHYARQMAAADSV, from the coding sequence ATGTCCGATCCGCTTGCTGAAATCATCGCCATGCTGAAACCGCGGGCACCGTTCTCCAAGCTTGTCCAGGCGTCGGGCAGGTGGCAGGTAAACCGGATTGAGGTGGAGAAGGTCTTTTACAGCATGATCCTCAAGGGATCGGCGCGTCTTGAGGTTGCGGAGAAGTCGCCGGTGATCTTCGGGGCCGGTGATTTTGTGCTGGTGCCTGCGGCTTTCAATTTTTCCCTGTCGAGCCTTGAGCCTCCCCGCCCGACGGATGAACAAACAGCTCCTGTCATCAATGCGGATGGTGTGGCCCATCTGGGACCGTCCGATCGCCCCATCGAGATGCAGGCATTGGTGGGCTATTGTGAGCTGGGGTCTCCGGATGCAGCGCTTTTGGTGTCACTATTGCCCGATATCATTGCGGTGCGGGGCGAGGACCGGCTGGGCACGCTGACAAAACTGGTGGCGAGTGAAGCGCGGGCGGAGCGGCCGGCGCGTGAGGTGGTTCTGGAACACCTGCTACAGGTGCTTATGATTGAAGCCTTGCGATCATCATCAGAAACGACAGCAATGCCGGGCCTGTTACGGGGACTTGCAGATGAACGGATAGCTGTGGCCTTGCGCACCATGCATGCCAAGCCGGACCGCAACTGGACCATGGCGGAACTGGCGCGGGCGGCAGGGCTTTCCCGCTCGGCGTTTTTTGCCCGTTTCAGTCGGACAGTGGGGGTGCCGCCGATGGATTATTTTCTCGCGTGGCGCATGACCATTGCCAAGGACCTGTTGCGGGGGGGCAGAAAGAGCGTCTCCGAGGTGGCCACCCAGATCGGATATGGCTCTGCCAGCGCTTTTAGTATGGCGTTTTCGCGGCTGGTCGGCCAGCCGCCGGGCCATTATGCACGGCAAATGGCGGCGGCAGATTCTGTCTGA
- a CDS encoding SMP-30/gluconolactonase/LRE family protein, with product MSAFDQYEIIDEAFLGLVLSNVKLRQLSRNHFWTEGPVWFPAHNCLLFSDIPAARIYRWLPDGSVSVFRDQSHYANGHTRDPEGRLLSCQHGTRSLTRTEHDGTITTLASAFAGKPLNSPNDVVVKSDGTIWFTDPTYGILSDYEGYKTTPDQPARNVFRLQPDTGEITSVAAGFTQPNGLAFSPDESRLYVAESGASHNAQTPRVIQVFDVADDGTLANERDFAKIDPGLPDGMRVDTHGNVWTSAEDGVHCFSPEGKLLGKILVPETVSNLTFGGARNNMMFITATTSVYSLHVNTTSANGR from the coding sequence GTGAGCGCATTCGACCAATACGAGATTATCGATGAGGCATTTCTCGGCCTCGTTCTCTCCAATGTGAAACTGCGGCAACTATCGCGCAATCATTTCTGGACCGAAGGCCCCGTCTGGTTTCCCGCCCATAACTGCCTTTTGTTTTCCGACATTCCGGCTGCGCGCATCTACCGCTGGTTGCCCGACGGGTCGGTCTCGGTTTTTCGCGATCAGTCCCACTACGCGAACGGACACACAAGGGACCCCGAGGGCCGGTTGCTTTCCTGTCAGCATGGCACCCGCTCTCTCACCCGCACCGAACATGATGGAACAATAACCACGTTGGCCAGCGCTTTCGCCGGCAAGCCGCTCAACTCGCCAAATGACGTGGTTGTAAAATCGGATGGAACAATCTGGTTCACCGACCCCACTTACGGCATTCTCAGCGATTACGAAGGCTATAAAACCACCCCTGATCAGCCCGCCCGCAACGTGTTCCGCCTTCAGCCAGACACAGGCGAAATCACCAGTGTTGCAGCCGGTTTCACACAACCGAATGGTCTTGCATTTTCGCCTGACGAATCCCGGCTATATGTGGCCGAGTCTGGTGCCAGCCACAACGCGCAAACACCCCGCGTCATCCAGGTATTTGACGTTGCAGACGATGGCACACTGGCCAATGAACGTGATTTCGCCAAAATCGATCCCGGCCTTCCCGATGGCATGCGTGTCGACACCCATGGCAATGTCTGGACATCGGCGGAAGATGGCGTTCACTGCTTTTCGCCAGAGGGCAAACTGCTGGGCAAAATCCTTGTGCCCGAAACGGTCTCAAACCTCACATTTGGCGGTGCCCGCAACAACATGATGTTCATCACCGCCACAACCAGCGTCTATTCCCTGCACGTCAACACCACCTCGGCAAACGGGCGCTAG
- a CDS encoding ABC transporter permease — MTPEQTAAQKPNAIQSALRTIISKPWIWGYLAAACAFVATTLISGGAGAASLLYAALTFASFAAIVGIGQMFVVTLGPGNIDLSIPATMTLAATLALKFMETNNALVVPGILIALGVGLACGLFNFILILLLRIPPIIATLSSSFLFQSLAIWSNRGLRIKPPELLADFSTSGFLGIPNVAIAAIILAIIAWFVLERAIAGRWISAIGQNMRAARLSSVPVNAVRLGVYASSAILAAIAGFLLASFSGGANLNMGAEYMLMSIAVVVIGGSSIAGGNSNVPGIWGASMFMFLIVSMLNSYGLGAGVRLISTGIIIVAVVVLASKKGYAA, encoded by the coding sequence ATGACCCCAGAACAGACAGCGGCACAAAAGCCGAATGCAATTCAATCCGCGCTCAGGACAATCATCTCCAAACCCTGGATATGGGGTTATCTGGCTGCCGCCTGCGCTTTCGTCGCCACCACACTGATTTCCGGCGGTGCCGGTGCGGCCTCCCTGCTCTATGCCGCCCTCACCTTTGCCTCCTTCGCTGCAATCGTTGGTATCGGTCAGATGTTTGTTGTCACGCTCGGCCCGGGCAATATTGATCTGTCCATCCCCGCAACCATGACTCTCGCCGCAACGCTCGCGCTTAAATTCATGGAAACCAACAACGCGCTCGTTGTGCCCGGAATTCTGATCGCACTGGGCGTCGGGCTTGCCTGCGGCCTGTTCAATTTCATCCTGATTTTGCTTTTGCGCATCCCGCCGATCATTGCCACGCTGTCCTCCTCCTTCCTGTTCCAGTCTCTGGCTATCTGGTCGAACCGCGGCTTGCGCATCAAACCGCCCGAGCTCCTGGCCGATTTCAGCACCTCCGGCTTTCTCGGCATTCCCAACGTTGCCATAGCCGCCATCATTCTAGCGATTATTGCCTGGTTTGTGCTTGAACGCGCCATCGCAGGCCGCTGGATTTCCGCAATAGGCCAGAACATGCGTGCCGCACGTCTCAGCAGCGTACCGGTCAACGCGGTCCGCCTTGGTGTCTACGCATCGTCCGCAATTCTCGCCGCCATCGCCGGCTTTCTGCTCGCGAGCTTTTCGGGCGGTGCCAATCTCAATATGGGCGCCGAGTACATGCTGATGTCCATCGCCGTGGTGGTTATCGGTGGATCGTCCATTGCGGGGGGCAACTCCAATGTGCCCGGTATCTGGGGCGCATCGATGTTCATGTTCCTGATCGTGTCGATGCTCAATTCCTATGGGCTTGGTGCCGGCGTTCGGTTGATTTCAACCGGCATTATCATCGTTGCCGTTGTCGTTCTGGCCAGCAAAAAAGGATATGCGGCGTGA
- a CDS encoding ABC transporter permease: MNREHLRILLPVLSLAVLLAAVFYLQPRAMSYFGLNLLFNLAIPVALATIAQMMIIMVNDIDLSIGTFVSFCACVTATLVNDTPLIGYSILAISVLAYAAMGTIIHLRGLPAIVVTLGMSFVWGGLAVLLLPSPGGAAPGWIRDLMTIKPPFLPMAIIAALLIGLVTHLLIKRSALGVLLRGVGGNERAMERAGWSVVRLKATAYGLAGLFGVLAGMTLVGLTTAADANIALRYTLLSIAGVILGGGEFTGGKVSPVGAVIGALTLTLAASFLSFLRLSPDWQIGAQGAILILVLAVRLLFTRKRVLS; this comes from the coding sequence ATGAACCGCGAACATTTGCGCATACTTTTACCCGTTCTCTCGCTCGCCGTGCTGCTTGCGGCCGTCTTCTACCTGCAACCGCGCGCCATGAGCTATTTCGGGTTGAACCTTCTGTTCAATCTGGCCATTCCCGTGGCGCTGGCCACCATTGCCCAGATGATGATCATCATGGTCAATGATATCGATTTGTCGATCGGCACCTTTGTCAGCTTCTGCGCCTGTGTCACCGCCACACTGGTCAATGACACTCCCCTTATCGGATATTCCATCCTTGCCATTTCCGTGCTCGCCTATGCGGCCATGGGCACCATCATTCATCTGCGCGGCCTGCCTGCAATCGTTGTGACCCTTGGCATGTCATTTGTCTGGGGCGGCCTTGCAGTGCTCTTGCTGCCCTCCCCCGGCGGTGCCGCCCCGGGATGGATAAGAGACCTGATGACCATCAAGCCGCCTTTCCTGCCCATGGCCATTATCGCCGCCCTGCTGATCGGGCTGGTAACACATCTGCTGATCAAGCGCTCGGCGCTCGGCGTATTGCTGCGTGGCGTCGGCGGCAATGAACGGGCGATGGAGCGCGCCGGCTGGTCAGTGGTCAGGCTCAAGGCAACCGCCTATGGCCTTGCCGGCCTGTTCGGCGTTCTGGCCGGCATGACCCTTGTGGGCCTGACCACGGCGGCCGACGCTAATATCGCCTTGCGCTACACGCTGCTCTCGATTGCAGGCGTTATTCTCGGCGGCGGTGAATTCACCGGCGGCAAGGTGTCACCCGTCGGCGCGGTAATCGGGGCACTAACCCTCACCCTCGCCGCCAGCTTCCTGTCATTCCTGCGCCTGTCGCCGGACTGGCAGATTGGCGCCCAGGGCGCAATCCTCATCCTCGTTTTGGCTGTGCGCCTCCTCTTCACGCGCAAAAGGGTGTTATCATGA
- a CDS encoding sugar ABC transporter ATP-binding protein, with protein MATQNQSKTSGALVAPVVSLDGASKSFGPVHALIEASLTIRPGECVGLVGHNGAGKSTLVNVINGRLAPTGGAVNYAHQMDTQKNLRNDARARLAGIRSVFQELSLCPNLTVLENLRIPYKTMPLRSWRKNAATQVMAALDMVFPNHGIDARTIVGDLSIAERQMVEIAIAFSDREAEANLVILDEPTSSLDASIAHQLLTHIKKFCAEGGAVIFITHMLGEIFEVATRIVVMKDGRIVENRPAGEFTRDLLVGAMGHVVPASQTTRAANGEHVFGEEIVRLPSGLAARKGEIIGLAGLAGHGQAEALAEFYLQKTSEWRGAKHPAVAFVAGDRARDGVMPLWSIMKNLSLATLAEFGKNGLIDFARERRIARDWKEKIQIKSDDLTNPILSLSGGNQQKVLFAKALASSAPIIVMDDPMRGVDVGTKREVYKMIRDEAQNGRTFLWYSTETDEVHECDRVFVFRDGMISAELSGDAITEENILRASFEMQEATQ; from the coding sequence ATGGCAACGCAAAACCAAAGCAAAACCTCCGGCGCTCTCGTAGCGCCGGTCGTTTCTCTGGATGGTGCCAGCAAATCGTTTGGCCCTGTTCACGCCCTTATCGAGGCTTCGCTGACGATACGTCCCGGTGAATGCGTGGGCCTGGTCGGCCACAATGGCGCGGGAAAATCCACATTGGTCAACGTGATCAATGGACGATTGGCACCGACCGGCGGCGCCGTGAACTACGCCCATCAGATGGATACACAAAAAAATCTGCGAAACGACGCGCGTGCCCGCCTTGCGGGTATCCGCAGCGTCTTTCAGGAACTGTCCCTCTGCCCGAACCTCACAGTTCTGGAAAATCTGCGCATACCTTACAAAACCATGCCGCTGCGGAGCTGGCGCAAGAATGCCGCCACCCAGGTCATGGCCGCTCTTGACATGGTCTTCCCCAATCACGGCATCGATGCACGTACCATTGTCGGAGACCTGTCGATTGCAGAACGGCAAATGGTAGAAATCGCCATTGCGTTTTCAGATCGCGAAGCTGAGGCGAACCTCGTCATTCTCGACGAGCCGACCTCCTCACTCGACGCCTCCATCGCCCATCAATTGCTGACCCACATCAAGAAATTCTGCGCCGAGGGCGGCGCCGTCATTTTCATCACCCACATGCTTGGTGAGATATTCGAGGTCGCAACCCGCATCGTCGTCATGAAAGACGGCCGCATCGTGGAAAACCGTCCGGCAGGCGAATTCACCCGGGATCTGCTCGTGGGGGCCATGGGCCACGTCGTGCCTGCCAGCCAGACAACCCGTGCCGCCAACGGCGAACATGTGTTCGGCGAAGAAATCGTCAGGCTGCCAAGTGGGCTTGCCGCACGAAAGGGCGAAATCATCGGGCTTGCAGGGCTGGCCGGACATGGCCAGGCGGAAGCTCTTGCCGAATTCTATCTGCAAAAAACCTCGGAATGGCGCGGCGCGAAACACCCCGCTGTTGCCTTTGTTGCCGGGGACCGGGCCCGGGATGGCGTCATGCCACTTTGGTCGATTATGAAGAATCTTAGCCTCGCAACCCTTGCCGAATTTGGCAAAAACGGGCTGATCGACTTTGCCCGGGAGCGCCGCATCGCCAGGGACTGGAAGGAAAAGATCCAGATCAAAAGTGATGATCTGACAAATCCCATCCTCTCCCTGTCCGGTGGCAATCAGCAAAAAGTACTCTTTGCCAAGGCTCTGGCCTCGAGTGCTCCGATTATCGTCATGGATGACCCCATGCGCGGCGTCGATGTGGGCACCAAGCGCGAAGTCTACAAAATGATCCGCGACGAAGCGCAGAACGGGCGAACGTTCCTCTGGTACTCCACCGAAACAGACGAAGTGCATGAATGCGACCGTGTGTTCGTATTCCGTGACGGGATGATATCCGCTGAGTTGAGCGGCGACGCCATCACCGAGGAGAATATTCTGCGCGCCTCTTTTGAAATGCAGGAAGCAACGCAATGA
- a CDS encoding ABC transporter substrate-binding protein gives MTMKAILLGTVAGLAIAVSGTAMAETSGARIALSNNYAGNSWRQAMLESWAKITGPAVDDKTVAAADAFTTSENQATEQAAQIQNMILQGYDAIVINAASPTAINGAVKEACDAGIMVVSFDGIVTEPCAWRIAVDFRQMGRDQIKYLAGRYPDGGNILEIRGLAGVFVDDEISAGIHEEAANSNFKIVGSVHGDWAQDVSQKAVAGILPSLPEIIAVVTQGGDGYGAAQAFAATDRDMPTIVMGNRQDELQWWAEQKADNGYETKSLSIAPGVSTLAFWVAQQILDGADVPKELTVPFLVVEQDGLEEALETTPTGSVANVEYSLDDAKAVIAAAQ, from the coding sequence ATGACTATGAAAGCAATATTGCTCGGCACTGTCGCCGGGCTGGCAATTGCTGTGTCAGGCACAGCGATGGCAGAAACATCGGGCGCACGTATCGCACTTTCCAATAACTACGCCGGCAATTCCTGGCGTCAGGCAATGCTTGAAAGCTGGGCGAAGATCACCGGCCCGGCCGTCGACGATAAAACTGTGGCTGCAGCTGACGCGTTCACGACATCTGAAAACCAGGCCACCGAACAGGCGGCCCAGATCCAGAACATGATCCTGCAGGGCTATGATGCGATCGTGATCAACGCCGCATCCCCAACCGCCATCAATGGCGCGGTGAAAGAAGCCTGCGATGCGGGCATCATGGTCGTCTCATTTGACGGCATCGTTACCGAGCCTTGCGCATGGCGCATCGCAGTTGATTTCCGCCAGATGGGCCGTGACCAGATCAAATATCTGGCTGGACGCTATCCCGATGGCGGCAACATCCTCGAAATCCGCGGCCTGGCCGGTGTTTTCGTGGACGACGAAATCAGCGCTGGCATCCATGAAGAAGCCGCAAACTCGAACTTCAAGATCGTGGGTTCGGTTCATGGCGACTGGGCTCAGGACGTCTCGCAAAAGGCTGTTGCCGGCATTCTGCCCAGCCTGCCTGAAATCATTGCGGTCGTAACCCAGGGCGGCGACGGCTATGGCGCGGCTCAGGCATTTGCCGCAACTGATCGCGACATGCCGACCATCGTTATGGGCAACCGTCAGGACGAGCTGCAATGGTGGGCCGAGCAAAAGGCTGACAATGGTTACGAAACCAAGTCACTTTCAATCGCCCCCGGCGTCAGCACCCTCGCCTTCTGGGTTGCACAGCAGATTCTTGATGGCGCTGATGTCCCCAAGGAATTGACCGTACCATTCCTCGTTGTTGAACAGGATGGTCTGGAAGAAGCTCTTGAGACGACCCCGACAGGCTCGGTTGCAAACGTTGAGTATTCACTTGACGATGCCAAAGCTGTCATCGCTGCTGCCCAGTAA
- a CDS encoding sensor histidine kinase has product MADLAYYLRISNHLAGNLDIRSALRSVKTEIEQILPLDHLDVCLIDEDRKWNTSYEVGMRTSWSSRRSHIDESPVRDILSGVCETMITGDATADPRYIFEGSASEPILRHHLRSRVNVSMKVLGRTIGSLNCSSQIANIYDENTILQVRNLADVLAPYFYALRATESAKREAVIRTEVQAREEGLRLGALSLTEALEAERQRIGMDLHDQTLADLTRIARDLNAASSRAEIRALQIRMQDCIQGLREIIDTSIPSLLELFGFQHAVRMHLERALGTKPHIKIQVSDNSNGAFDALPETTRTALFRIAQEAINNAVQHADASMISVLIADDAGYWMEIRDDGNAKISHEHPRTTGGLTHMRTRARLIAANFEIANENGTVVRVQLPRRNVEMTEAAK; this is encoded by the coding sequence ATGGCAGATCTCGCCTATTATCTTAGAATTTCCAACCATCTGGCGGGCAACCTCGACATCCGCTCGGCCTTGCGCTCGGTGAAAACCGAGATCGAACAAATTTTGCCGCTGGACCATTTGGACGTTTGCCTGATCGATGAAGACCGCAAGTGGAACACCAGTTACGAGGTGGGCATGCGCACCAGCTGGAGCAGCAGGCGGTCGCATATTGATGAATCGCCGGTTCGCGACATTTTGAGCGGTGTATGTGAGACCATGATAACCGGCGATGCGACAGCTGACCCGCGTTACATATTTGAAGGTTCGGCGAGCGAACCCATTTTGCGGCACCACCTGCGCAGTCGCGTCAATGTATCGATGAAGGTGCTGGGCCGTACAATCGGTTCGCTCAATTGTTCGTCGCAAATTGCCAATATTTACGACGAGAACACAATTTTGCAGGTGAGAAATCTTGCGGATGTGCTGGCACCCTATTTTTATGCCTTGCGTGCAACGGAAAGCGCCAAGCGCGAGGCGGTTATTCGCACTGAAGTGCAGGCGCGGGAGGAAGGCTTGCGCCTTGGCGCGCTCAGCCTGACAGAGGCGCTGGAAGCCGAGCGGCAGCGCATCGGCATGGATTTGCATGACCAGACATTGGCGGATCTGACGCGGATTGCGCGCGACTTGAATGCCGCATCCAGCCGGGCGGAAATCCGTGCGCTGCAAATCCGCATGCAGGATTGCATCCAGGGGTTGCGCGAAATTATCGACACGTCCATTCCGTCATTGCTTGAGCTGTTTGGGTTTCAGCATGCGGTGCGCATGCATCTTGAGCGGGCGCTGGGCACGAAGCCGCATATCAAGATACAGGTGTCCGACAATTCAAATGGCGCTTTTGATGCCCTGCCGGAGACGACGCGCACCGCGTTATTCCGCATCGCGCAGGAGGCGATCAATAATGCGGTGCAACACGCTGATGCCAGCATGATTAGCGTGTTGATTGCCGATGATGCCGGTTACTGGATGGAAATCCGGGATGACGGGAATGCCAAGATATCCCACGAGCACCCAAGAACGACTGGCGGGTTAACGCATATGCGTACGCGGGCGCGCCTGATTGCGGCGAATTTTGAGATCGCCAATGAGAACGGCACCGTCGTGCGCGTTCAATTGCCGCGTAGAAATGTCGAGATGACAGAGGCAGCCAAATGA
- a CDS encoding response regulator transcription factor yields MKILLVEDDAVHVNYLKEIVHAALPDATEILVASNGREGEIKAREFKVQAIVMDLRMKERNGIEAARTIWSERPDTRILFWSNYSDEAYLRGIARIVPKEAAYGYLLKTASEARMQLALRSVLVESQIVVDREIHHIQQGNRSGAALNEMEAAILMDLAMGLPDKTIAVRRRLSLRTVQNRLLSIYEKLSVSDLELDREDIQLNKRVRAVTKAITSHVINIEGIEAAEKETRVWLEAVSRTS; encoded by the coding sequence ATGAAAATATTGCTGGTTGAAGACGATGCGGTGCATGTGAACTATCTCAAGGAGATCGTGCATGCAGCCCTGCCGGACGCGACCGAAATTCTTGTCGCCTCTAATGGGCGCGAGGGTGAAATCAAGGCGCGTGAATTCAAGGTGCAGGCCATTGTCATGGACCTGAGAATGAAGGAGCGTAACGGAATTGAGGCGGCACGCACGATCTGGTCTGAACGGCCGGACACGCGGATATTGTTCTGGTCCAATTATTCCGATGAAGCCTATTTGCGGGGCATCGCCAGAATCGTGCCGAAAGAGGCAGCCTATGGCTATCTGTTGAAGACGGCGAGCGAGGCGCGGATGCAACTGGCTTTGCGCTCGGTGCTGGTTGAATCGCAGATTGTGGTGGATCGCGAGATACATCACATCCAGCAAGGCAACCGGTCGGGCGCGGCGCTTAATGAAATGGAAGCGGCGATCCTGATGGATCTGGCGATGGGACTGCCCGACAAAACGATTGCCGTGCGGCGGCGACTATCGTTGCGCACTGTGCAGAACAGGCTGCTATCGATTTATGAGAAGTTGAGTGTCAGCGACCTCGAGCTTGATCGTGAGGACATCCAGTTGAACAAGCGGGTGCGCGCGGTCACCAAAGCGATAACTTCTCATGTCATCAATATAGAGGGCATTGAGGCTGCCGAGAAGGAGACCAGGGTCTGGCTGGAAGCTGTTTCGCGAACTTCCTAG
- a CDS encoding MaoC family dehydratase: MAAHLTLATLANHVGQEVGVSEWHEIQQQQISDFAEVTKDFQYIHTDPVRAANSPFGGTIAHGFLVLSLLSAMFEEALGALDGTTMSMNYGLDSLRFLTPVKNGAQVGARFTLKSVTERQPGQWRATFDTTVEIKGQEKPALVAQWVILLFA; encoded by the coding sequence ATGGCAGCCCATTTGACCCTTGCCACGCTTGCAAACCATGTCGGCCAGGAAGTCGGCGTTTCCGAATGGCACGAAATCCAGCAACAGCAAATTTCGGATTTCGCCGAGGTCACCAAAGATTTTCAGTACATCCACACCGATCCAGTACGCGCCGCAAATTCCCCTTTTGGCGGCACTATTGCTCATGGTTTCCTGGTGCTCTCACTCCTCTCGGCAATGTTTGAAGAGGCTCTTGGGGCACTCGACGGCACAACCATGTCGATGAATTATGGCCTCGATAGCCTGCGTTTTCTCACGCCTGTCAAAAACGGAGCCCAGGTAGGGGCACGCTTCACACTCAAGTCAGTGACTGAACGGCAACCAGGACAATGGCGTGCAACATTTGACACAACGGTAGAAATCAAAGGCCAGGAAAAGCCCGCACTTGTTGCCCAATGGGTCATTTTGCTGTTTGCATAG